GTCAAGGCGATTTCGAACGAAGTCCCATCACCTTGATTTCTAGTCGTTACTCTGCCCAATTTATTACTTGAAATCTGATGATAGTTGGCATACTCAACTATAATCATGGGAAAGGTGAGGAATGTTGGTGTTTTGGCACAGATCTGACCTAATTTCGTTTGGTCAGCGATGAACAAAACTTAAAACGTAGATCTAGGGTTTATTAGTGATGATAAATGACTGATTAATACACCTTTGAACTTGGAATTTGATATAGATCTAAGTTAGGGTTTCAATTTGATGTGAAAAACTTATTTCCGTTTGAAGTCGGTAGATCAGATCTTTAAGTCTCAGATCTAGGTTGTTTCTGTGGTCGAAAATGAATGAAAATTATATCATCATGCTTGGAATTAACTGATTAACTAACCCAGATCATCAATTTGTTTATCAGTTCATGAAAATTTTTGTTGATGATTTTGAACGAAATTAAAAGAGagtttcaaacgaaataacatcctaatttcgcatgaaatatgGCATTCAATTACAATTGGTGATTTCGTTTAAAGATGTAATTTCGCATCAAAACGTTATTCAGTTTGAACTATGCTCTGGTTTCAAaatgtgatttcgcttgtaaaGATGATCTCATTTGAAACCAGTCATTCAATTTGaattgtaatttcgtttgaaaaaggTATTCCGTTTGTAgatctaatttcgtttgaataaGTCATTCAACATGAAGTGTAATTTCGTTTGTATatgtaattccgcatgaagagtgatttcgtttgaaagttgtttgaactgaaaaattttctaagtgttaacCTGATTGTATGTTGTTATTTTCAGGCTTCGAATGTGCTGTTTGATCCACTGCACAACACTTGTTGTGTGTACGATAAGGAGATACCAAAGATGGCTGGATTCACAGAAAGTCTTGAGTTTATGGAAAGATTGCCGATTCAGAAAGCATTAACAAATCAACACTTGGTATTCAGATCTCACATTAAATGTTTTTGGGAGAATGCAACATATGATGAGGCAAACAAGACGATAAATTCGATTGTGAGCATAAATGGCAAAGATAAACCGATCATTATCACTGAACAGCTTGTATGTGAAGTGGTTAACTTTCCAGATGAAGAGAATTCTCCAACAAAGTTTCTAGAAAGGATGGTAAAGGGGTGTATGCTATGGATGGGTTATAGAGGATCACTGAACAAGGCTAACTACTTGAAAGCGTGTTTTTCCAAGCCTTACAAGTTTCTTATCCATTCAGTGCTGAATGCTCTTAGTCACAGGAAGGGAGGTTACGATGTGATGAGAGACTATCAAATGAACATGGTGACAGCTCTTGTGTTGAATAAGAAGTACAACTTTTCACACATTGTGTTTCATTACATGGTTGAAAATATCACGTCGAAAAGCAAGACTTGGGTTTATCCCAGATTTGTGCAGATGATTTTAGACCATGCATATCCTGAGTTGGAGAGAGATGAAAATAATGATTTATTGGTGCAGTATCAGATGGATAATGAGTCTTTGAAACAATTGGCTAGATATCATCCAAAACATCCAGAACCAAAGACAAAAGTTGAATTCTTTGGTTTCATCAAAGACAAGAATTATCAAGATCCAGATCCAATCAATATCAGAACTGGAGGAATGAGgaagaaatgaaagaaaagagttacgctgatgaGTTGAaaattcttgaaaatttcaaagaTACAAGGAATGAATGGTTTGTgaaagaggagaaaaagaaaaagagcagAAAAGCAACTCCGAAAGTTCAAACTGAGGAGGGTTCATCTTCTCAACCAAAGAAACGTCGAAAGAAAAATGTTGAAACTATGCTTGTTGATGAAtctgaggaagaagatgaagctgaagctgaagctgaggtTCATGTTGAAGGAGATGCTCGTTTATCTCCTAATTCTGCAGAGTTTTTGAAATCTCTTAATGCTTATAATGCTGAGAAAGAAAAGGCAGCTGGTGAGGAAGAAGGTGACGATGGAGATAAAAGCTCTTCAAGCTCGTCTGATGAAGAAATTGACGAAACAGAGCGTATGAGGAGAATTCAAGcttaaattgcaaaagaaaagCAGCTTAAAagaaagaggagagaggagaAAGATGATAATGTTTATGTTCCATCTCCTGAACATGTGACAGAATCTCAAACGCCTCCATCTGGTGGTAGGAAGAAAGCAAGTGCTAGAAAGAGTGTAGTTTCTCCAAGAGCAGCAAGGAAGAAATTGATTGTGAGATTGCCTAAACGAACACTAAAAACAAAATCTTgtcaaccaccatcaccaccacctgaacCATCTCCACCTAAATCACCACATAAATCTCCACCAAAACAAcctacaccaccaccatcacctccaccacaTTTATCACCATTACATATTTCATCACTACATCAATCACCACCACATGTATCACCTCCACACCAAACACCAATCCAAGAACAACCTATTCTCACTTCACAAAAAAATTTTCAAACACCACCATCCACACAACCACCTGTCCAAACTACACCTGGTTCTTCTGGATACAGAACTTTTCCAAATATTCCAGAAGGTATTTCTCTTGAAGAAATTGGAGATTTTAGTTTTGCAAATGATGAACAGGTGAAGAGGTTAGAAAAGAAATATGAAGAGGTATTGGTTGAAAATAAGAGGTTGTTGGATAGAGAAAAGAAGTTAGAGAAGCGTGTAAAGTCTGTGGAAGCTGAGAATACTTCactgttaaaaaaaattgaagCTGATCAGACAGAGATTGATATTTTAAAAGTTAAAGTTGCAGAATTAGAAGAAGAGAAAGCATGCCGAGATGAGCAAAATAAGTACTTTgagttgaaaaacaaaaattggaaGCTGCAAAAGCTATGAAAGAACATGAGATTTACATGATGAATAAAGTGCTAGAAAATATGCTTGGAAAGTCTGTAGAGTAGAGATTTGAAGAGATTGAGTTGAAGAGGTTAGAGCACGACGTCAAGCTGAAATTGATGCTCAGATGAAGAACAAAGGAAAGGGTGTTGAAGGTATTTCTGATGTTGCTGAGAGAGCAATTGTTCTATCTTCTGTTCCTGAATCTCCTATTCAGAATCCTCGTCCTATTTTAACAGTGTCTGCTATTTTTGATGAAGACGTGTTAATCGATGATGTCATTAATGATGAGGataatgttgatgatgatgaagaggaggatgaagaagaggaggatgaaggtaatgtagatgatgcagatgatgttTTTTCTGCAAGCAGtcacagtgatgatgatgatgatgacaatgGTCAGGGTGGACTGGTGTCAAAGTTACTGAAGCATCGAATGAACAAATTGTTGATGATTTTCTTCACGATGATGCAAATGAAGAAGCTGAGGATGCTACCGGAGAGGGGGAGAATGTGGATGATCAAAATGTTGATAAAGTTGAAAAGTTGAATCTACATCTAGAGCCTGAGGTAGAGGAAGGTGAGTTCAGGCATACGTATACAATGGCTGATATTAAAGAGATGACGCGTATTGTTGATCCAGATTTCAAGTTTGACTTTGAAGAAGAATTGAACACATTTGATATCAACCAACAGCCTGAATATGAGTACAAGTATGTTGATGAAGCCGATAACTATGTTAAGGTTGAGGTTGAAGATTGTACTGATGAAGAAAGTGTGAATGAAGACACTTCGAACTTTCCAACTCTTGTTGAATTCTTCAGTCAAGAGAATTCAGATGAGTTGAGAAGGAAAGTTGCTGAATGTTTGAAAGACAAAAATTTTGATGGTACTACGAAAGATGCACAGAAGGAAGAGAGAAAGAAATGGTTTCGAAAGagtaatgaaagaaagtttaaccgGCCATTAAAGTATTACAAGAGAGACAGGAATGTGTCACTTGGGGATATCATCAGCTGGGGATTTTTGCCTCAAGTTAATGGGTATGCTATCAGGCGAGAGTTTGGTGTCCAATATTTTGAATATATTCAGGATATCATGTCACTTCCATGGTGGGATGTTGAGGAATTATCGAAAGTGAGAACTCTGGATTATCCTGTTCGGAAGTATGATGTGCCGTCTGGGGATTGATGAAGTTTGAAGCGTTCAGGGGGTTCAAGCACTGGAAGCCTCATTACCCAAAGAAAGTAAAGAAAGTGGATCCTGAAACTGGAACTGAAGAAACTATCTTGAACATAAAGAAGCCGAGAGTGATCAAGAACATTCGTGTGCCAAAGATGGAGCAGGATTTCTATACTTGGTTCTTTTATTGGGTGTATAGTTGTTTAACAACTGAAGCTGTGATTACTTACAAAGTAGAAGCTGAAGTCAGATATATTCATGTGTATGATCCTCTGTGGCTAGTTAACTGCTCGCCCAAATATATTGAATGCTTATTTGTGAACAAGATTGGATTTAAAGCTGAAGACAGAGAGCAAGCTATGCAGTTTCAGAAGGTTGACCATCTGTTTTCAGAAAGGAATTAATGCTAAAAGTCAATGGTCTTCTAAGTGGCGACAGATCGAGAAAGAAGAAAAGTTGAAAGCTAAGAAAGAACGGAAGGCACGTGAAGACAGAGATAACATGCTAAGGCATACAGTGTGTCAAAGAATGGCTGCTGAAGAGAAGAAAAAGGTTGATGAGAACGAGAAGCTTAGGAAGCTGTTGATGAAAAAGCCTAAGCCGAGGGAAGAGAAATTCAAATCGCTGTGATGAAAGTGTTGAAGACCAGACTGAAGActccggcaatatccaagggggagtttgttagtgcataaTGTCTATAGCCTACGTCTTAAGTCTAGGTCATGTGGTAGTATTGTATAGGGGTCAAATATGTCAAATATGTAAAGTTTAGGGTTGTTTGATGTAATTTCCCATGAAAGGTTGTtatgtaattccgcacgaaattacctagggtaatttcgcatgaaccgGAACATGTTATTCCATGCGGAATTACAAGCCTATATATAGGTATTCCTAGTTTCTCATTTGGTACAGAATTAGCCAGTGTgtcacgaagtgctgctgaaATTCCATCATGTAATCAAGTCTATTTTGAATGAGAAGCTTGTTTTGAAGTATAACaatctgtttctactcatttcttcacTGATTCTAagctgtttgtttgtttccgcctctcaaacagttgtgtattgcctctgattgactcatttggtcggtaaaacgatcctacagtgtCCTATCCTGGACAAGGCACCTCTTCCAAATCTTGGTATTATTTAGAgtcttttgatgagtccttagGAAACTCTAAACAATTTGTATGGTTTGTAAAATTTGAATTCTATGTTTCAAACCATGATGTTTGTGATGTTTTTATACTTAATTAATGGATGACcatctatggttttatcatatagttgttgttatgattgaatgcaatgatattaagcaagtcacacataatcacgcttccgcaaaagtcaaggTGTGACAGATCCGAACCTAGAACTGGAGATTCGAGAAGCGCAAACCTGAGAGCTCCAAGAAGAATCCCTAAGTGGAACGTGGGAAGAAAGGTAGCTTGGAGAAAGCAAGTGTAGCTAACCCTAGGGAGTCGGGAAAGAGTAAAGTCAGTGATAGACAAGAGAAGTGCACTAGATATGGCCGAACCAGACATATGACTTCTAAGTGTTATGCTAAGAATACGTTGGATGGAGTTGCGCTTGAAGgatgctttgcatgtggtgaacaaggacaCAACAAAAGAAAATGCCCGAAACCAAAAGAACAAGATGCTAGGGGCAATTCTGTTGAGTCGAGTGTCGGGAAGGCAAGTGAGAGTCCTGCTACTGTTACTAGTATGTTTCGAATCAAAAGCCAATCTATGTTCATACTTTTAATACCAAAGCTGACTTGAGTTTTGTTCGAAAAACTTGGAACCATTTTTGTGTTCACCTACAGGTAAGCTATGTATAAAGTGCCCGATAGAACTAGCAATTGGTAAGTCAATAGAAACTAGCAAGGTCGTTTGCGGTTATAATTTTTAGTTTGGTGATCGTGGTTCTAGTGTCGATTTATTACCAATGGAGCTGGGGAGCCTTGATGAAAATGTGAGGATGGACTGATTATCCAAGGACAAAGTGGGGACTATCGCTTGAAGAAGCTAGCTAGGATATCTCGTCCTGATGACGGTAGAAAGGTGGTAGTTATTCGCGGAGATCGACCGACTCAAGCGTTGAGTGTTGATAGTTGAGAGTCGTTAGTGTTGTGTGGATGCTCAAGTTGTTGCGAAATAGCTATCCTGCATTTTTAGTGAATGTGATGGATGCGGAAACCGAATGTAGGAATGTCGGAGAGATTTCTATCGATCGCAACTATCCGGAAGTCTTCCTAAAAAGACTTACCTGGATTTCCCCCAGGAGACGGATCGAAATTCGAATCGATCTGACACCCGGTGCTGCGCCTAATTGCACAATCTCTTATAGATTAAGCACCGTTTTAAATGATAGAAATGTAGAGTTAGTTTTAAGAGCtattggaaaagggtttcatttgATCAAGCTTTTCTCTTTGAGGCGCATctgttttgttgagaaaaagaaggatggatccttcaggatATGTGAGGATTTCAGAAAGCCGagcaagttgactatcaagaatcggtaccctttTACCGAGGATTGACGATTTGTTCAATCAAGCTACCGGGACCCAGCTGCTACACAAAGATCGATCAACGATTAGGATCTTATCAGTTGAAGGTTGCTGACGAAGGTATTCCGGGGACTGCTTTTCGAACGtgatatggccattatgaattatTAGTCATGCCTTTTGACTAAATTAATGCGCCATTTATATTCATGAATCTCATGAACATGGTATGGAAACCCTAATCGTATAAAGTCGTGATAATATTCATCGACGACATGCATGTCTATACACGAACCAAAGAGGATCTTGAATAACGTTTGAAGTTAACTATGGAGTGATGAAGGATGAtgaaggtatacatgtagatcaaTCTAAGATTTGAGAAATCAAACGATGAGTAGCTCCAAAGACCCCGTCAGGAGTACGACAATTCATAGGACTTGCTGGGTGCTACCGAAGATTTATTAAGAATTTCTCTAATTAGTGCAGTCTTCGACACTAATAA
This genomic stretch from Helianthus annuus cultivar XRQ/B chromosome 8, HanXRQr2.0-SUNRISE, whole genome shotgun sequence harbors:
- the LOC110895517 gene encoding pollen-specific leucine-rich repeat extensin-like protein 1 → MKEKSYADELKILENFKDTRNEWFVKEEKKKKSRKATPKVQTEEGSSSQPKKRRKKNVETMLVDESEEEDEAEAEAEVHVEGDARLSPNSAEFLKSLNAYNAEKEKAAGEEEGDDGDKSSSSSSDEEIDETEQSQTPPSGGRKKASARKSVVSPRAARKKLIVRLPKRTLKTKSCQPPSPPPEPSPPKSPHKSPPKQPTPPPSPPPHLSPLHISSLHQSPPHVSPPHQTPIQEQPILTSQKNFQTPPSTQPPVQTTPGSSGYRTFPNIPEGISLEEIGDFSFANDEQVKRLEKKYEEVLVENKRLLDREKKLEKRVKSVEAENTSLLKKIEADQTEIDILKVKVAELEEEKACRDEQNKYFELKNKNWKLQKL